One window of Phycisphaeraceae bacterium genomic DNA carries:
- a CDS encoding DUF4065 domain-containing protein produces MTRPNSTFNDAKRLIAAIIQTAGGSYNGRVRLYKVFYDAHLFYWKRHGRYLTSHPIVRMPNGPGIDQGEQIIRSMIAENTLKASQHPVGPYTEDVYVYCGDSIELDPNEVEAITSALNWVGDKTGVAISKESHDRSRTWRETPDGRELHIYLDVASDDETESLRSSVESVRRDLREVFG; encoded by the coding sequence ATGACACGACCGAATAGCACATTCAATGACGCCAAGCGGTTAATCGCGGCGATCATCCAAACTGCGGGCGGCAGCTACAACGGACGTGTTCGTCTCTACAAGGTGTTCTACGACGCCCATCTGTTCTATTGGAAGCGCCATGGCCGGTATTTGACGTCGCACCCGATAGTTCGCATGCCGAATGGTCCTGGGATCGATCAAGGTGAACAGATCATTCGCTCAATGATCGCCGAGAATACGCTCAAGGCGAGCCAGCATCCAGTGGGTCCCTATACCGAAGATGTCTACGTGTATTGTGGAGATTCGATAGAGCTGGACCCCAACGAGGTAGAGGCGATCACCAGCGCATTGAACTGGGTGGGAGACAAGACTGGCGTCGCCATCAGCAAAGAGTCTCACGATCGCAGCAGGACATGGCGAGAAACGCCTGATGGCCGCGAGTTGCACATCTATCTGGATGTTGCCAGCGACGATGAGACTGAGTCCCTACGCTCGTCAGTTGAATCCGTGAGGCGTGACCTACGCGAGGTCTTCGGCTGA
- a CDS encoding recombinase family protein: MSKRPDPKPPTRVRCAIYTRKSSQDGLEQEFNSLDAQRESAEAYIASQKAEGWTCLADRYDDGGFTGGNMDRPALGRLMADIEAGKVDCVVVYKVDRLSRSLIDFARLMELFDRKKISFVSVTQQFNTTQSMGRLTLNILLSFAQFEREIISERTRDKIAASRRKGKWSGGRRILGYDVDPVSKRLVVNEAEAELVREIFRMYVAKKSLLEVCRELNGRGIRTKAVTTPKGYAYGGREWDKAAVLKIFTNVLYRGRVRYKTETFVGEHDAIVTDALWNEVHELLRTNGRSGGMLVRNKHGALLKGLIHCGPCGVMMGHTTTNKGGSRLYRYYTCYRAQKQGWDSCPCRSLPAEQIEGFVIEQIKRIGKDPDLLSLTLARCREELGTRGAAAESEMADVERELTRLHADLRRTAGDAATNGHAVARLADLHLKVQAADERVATLRAEIAEADVGRMSKVEVDAALAEFDGVWTRLSPKEQARLMRTLIQRVDYDATKGSVSITFHPLGLRSLGQRAAPENAA; encoded by the coding sequence ATGAGCAAACGGCCGGACCCAAAGCCCCCCACTCGCGTGCGGTGCGCCATCTACACCCGCAAGAGTTCACAGGACGGCCTCGAGCAGGAGTTCAACTCGCTGGACGCCCAGCGGGAGAGCGCGGAGGCGTACATCGCCAGCCAGAAGGCCGAGGGATGGACCTGCCTCGCGGACCGGTACGACGACGGCGGCTTCACCGGGGGGAACATGGACCGGCCGGCGCTTGGACGCTTGATGGCCGACATCGAGGCGGGCAAGGTGGACTGCGTCGTGGTCTACAAGGTGGACCGCCTCAGCCGCTCACTGATCGACTTCGCGCGGCTGATGGAACTGTTCGACCGGAAGAAGATCTCCTTTGTCTCGGTCACGCAGCAGTTCAACACCACGCAGTCGATGGGGCGGCTCACGCTGAACATCCTGCTCTCGTTTGCGCAGTTCGAGCGGGAGATCATCTCAGAGCGGACCCGTGACAAGATTGCGGCGTCGCGCCGAAAGGGGAAGTGGTCGGGAGGCCGCCGCATCCTCGGGTATGACGTGGACCCGGTGTCCAAGCGGCTCGTGGTCAACGAGGCCGAGGCAGAGTTGGTGCGAGAGATCTTCAGGATGTACGTGGCCAAGAAGTCGCTGCTGGAGGTCTGCCGCGAGTTGAACGGGCGTGGCATCCGCACGAAGGCCGTGACGACCCCGAAGGGGTACGCCTACGGCGGCCGTGAATGGGACAAGGCGGCTGTGCTCAAGATCTTCACCAACGTGCTCTATCGGGGCCGTGTGCGGTACAAGACAGAGACGTTCGTGGGCGAGCACGACGCGATCGTGACCGACGCCTTGTGGAACGAGGTCCATGAGTTGCTCAGGACCAACGGGCGTTCGGGGGGCATGCTCGTCCGCAACAAGCACGGGGCCCTGCTGAAGGGCCTGATCCACTGCGGGCCCTGCGGCGTCATGATGGGGCACACGACCACCAACAAGGGCGGCAGCCGCCTTTATCGGTACTACACCTGCTATCGAGCGCAGAAGCAGGGCTGGGACTCGTGCCCGTGCCGCTCGCTCCCAGCGGAGCAGATCGAGGGGTTCGTGATCGAGCAGATCAAGCGGATCGGGAAGGACCCGGACCTGCTGTCGCTTACGCTGGCCCGGTGCCGCGAGGAACTGGGAACTCGGGGGGCAGCGGCGGAGAGCGAGATGGCCGACGTCGAGCGGGAACTGACCCGCCTCCACGCTGACCTCCGGCGCACGGCGGGCGACGCGGCGACCAACGGGCACGCGGTCGCCCGGCTGGCCGACCTGCACCTGAAGGTCCAGGCAGCGGACGAGCGAGTGGCCACGCTTCGGGCGGAGATTGCGGAAGCCGACGTGGGCCGGATGAGCAAGGTGGAGGTGGACGCGGCGCTGGCGGAGTTCGATGGAGTCTGGACCCGACTCTCGCCCAAGGAACAGGCGCGGCTCATGCGGACGCTGATCCAGCGGGTGGACTATGACGCGACGAAGGGATCGGTCTCGATCACCTTCCATCCGCTCGGGCTGCGGTCCCTTGGACAGCGAGCGGCACCGGAGAACGCGGCATGA
- a CDS encoding DUF2924 domain-containing protein: protein MPTKTNDIHATVQTLGRLTVPELKQRYAEVFGEPTRTSHKQYLIKRIVWRMQALREGALSDRARRRAIELADDAEIRLTAPRASAPGPGTVITAAFDAGRPATFPKPGSVIRREYKGKAIVVRVLPRGFEYEGEVYRSLTAIAQKVTGAHWNGVSFFGLPSARAKKGSEANV from the coding sequence ATGCCCACCAAGACCAATGACATCCATGCGACGGTCCAGACGCTTGGCCGTCTGACGGTCCCTGAACTGAAGCAGCGGTACGCCGAGGTCTTCGGCGAGCCGACGCGGACGAGCCACAAGCAGTACCTCATCAAGCGGATCGTCTGGCGCATGCAGGCGCTCCGCGAAGGCGCGCTGTCGGATCGGGCCCGCCGCCGCGCTATCGAACTGGCCGACGACGCCGAGATCCGGCTCACGGCCCCGAGAGCGTCTGCGCCCGGACCCGGCACCGTGATCACCGCCGCTTTCGACGCGGGACGACCGGCCACGTTCCCGAAGCCGGGCAGCGTGATCCGCCGCGAGTACAAGGGGAAGGCGATCGTGGTGCGGGTGCTGCCGCGCGGGTTTGAATATGAGGGCGAGGTCTATCGCTCGCTCACCGCTATCGCCCAGAAGGTGACCGGGGCGCACTGGAACGGGGTGAGTTTCTTCGGGCTGCCGTCCGCACGCGCCAAGAAGGGATCGGAGGCCAACGTATGA
- the rpmE gene encoding 50S ribosomal protein L31, which yields MKDKIHPKYYPNCQVYHNGQVVMTCGATVPELHVEVWSGSHPFFTGKQTFVDAAGRVEKFQRKYSGNYFAKK from the coding sequence ATGAAGGACAAGATCCACCCCAAGTACTACCCCAACTGCCAGGTCTACCACAATGGCCAGGTCGTCATGACCTGCGGCGCAACCGTCCCCGAGCTCCACGTCGAAGTGTGGTCCGGCTCGCACCCCTTCTTCACCGGCAAGCAGACCTTCGTTGACGCCGCTGGCCGCGTCGAGAAGTTCCAGCGCAAGTATTCCGGCAACTACTTCGCCAAGAAGTAA
- the metH gene encoding methionine synthase, which produces MPPSIIDILASGRTLVFDGAMGTAIYKVPLTVEGDYRGCENCTDILVQTRPDVIRSIHESFLRVGCDVIETDSFGANRLVLGEFNIADQAYDLSRLAAKVARDAADGFTTPAHPRFVAGSIGPGTRLLTLGQTDWDAMRTSYREQALGLIDGGCDCFIIETCQDLLQVKCAINAVLEALAERGKGPTDIPIMVSVTIESTGTMLMGTAIEAAATALAGYPILSLGLNCATGPAEMVEHVRWLGAHWRSLASRSPASPALPRSVSVMPNAGLPVLVEGRTEYPLGPRPFVDAMLKFVEHDGVNIVGGCCGTTPEHLALLIQELDRRGLRTARPPAPSSPAPRGVTSLYSVVDYRQDASMLIVGERMNASGSRAFKTLLEKEDWDGIVSLAKEQVREGAHVLDLNVDYAGRDNPRDMGEIVSRVVRQVDVPLMLDSTQIKTIEAGLRRAPGKCIINSANFEDGEEKFDAIMQLARTFNAAVVVGSIDEDKESSMARTADRKVAVARRAFERAVNTWGLDPSDILFDPLVLPISTGMESDRRSGLELIEGVRRLTADFSDAQTVVGLSNVSFGLAPAARVVLNSALLHELRVAGLTSAIVHYAKILPDNKIPAEQWAAALDLIYDRRGGTALQSGVSPDPLQRFIDLFKDAGAAAKEVKAAADTTVEARLRAHIIDGEKRGLIDTLEEALGTYSPLDIINDHLLDGMKTVGELFGSGRMQLPFVLQSAEVMKQAVAHLEPKMEKKAGSTKGTIVLATVKGDVHDIGKNLVDIILSNNGYKVVNLGIKQPLPAIVAAWKEHNADAIGLSGLLVKSVNVMEENIKELNEQGLSPPLLLGGAALSRPYAEGHLRPLYAGECFYAKDAFDGLRTMEHLVSGKSDVLAHEVASRLEKRSKAEEMIVNTRAAKLAAANRTTGEAARSSIATHAPIRSTVRSDIPVPHAPFFGSRVVTGIDLDDVYPFLNPVALLRGQWQVKKGALSDSEYEHLVEDEFKPILEDLKHRCKAERILEPAVVYGYFPCNSDGDDLIIWTPESAGRPLAERVERERFTFPRQQDKKRLCISDFFRPQHSETGDSGEVDVLGLHCVTVGKNATEHCRVLFESGDFTRYLYLHGFGVETAEALAEFWHKRMRQELGIGNEDSPKVRELFTQKYRGSRYSFGYPACPDMTDQRKLFRLLEPERIGCVLTENEQIDPEQSTSAIIVHHPEAKYFNV; this is translated from the coding sequence ATGCCCCCGTCCATCATCGACATCCTCGCCTCCGGCCGCACCCTCGTCTTCGACGGTGCCATGGGCACCGCCATCTACAAGGTCCCGCTCACCGTCGAAGGCGACTACCGCGGCTGCGAGAACTGCACCGACATCCTCGTCCAGACCCGCCCCGACGTCATCCGCTCCATCCACGAATCCTTCCTCCGCGTCGGCTGCGATGTCATCGAGACCGACTCCTTCGGCGCAAACCGCCTCGTGCTCGGCGAGTTCAACATCGCCGATCAGGCCTACGACCTCTCGCGCCTCGCCGCCAAGGTCGCTCGCGACGCCGCCGACGGCTTCACCACACCCGCCCATCCGCGCTTCGTCGCCGGCTCCATCGGCCCCGGCACACGCCTCCTCACCCTCGGCCAAACCGACTGGGACGCCATGCGCACCAGCTACCGCGAGCAGGCCCTCGGCCTCATCGACGGCGGCTGCGACTGCTTCATCATCGAGACCTGCCAGGACCTCCTCCAAGTCAAATGCGCCATCAACGCCGTGCTCGAAGCTCTTGCCGAGCGCGGCAAAGGCCCGACCGACATCCCCATCATGGTCTCGGTCACCATCGAGAGCACCGGCACGATGCTCATGGGCACAGCGATCGAGGCCGCGGCCACCGCCCTCGCCGGATACCCGATTCTCTCCCTCGGTCTGAACTGCGCCACCGGCCCCGCCGAGATGGTCGAACACGTCCGCTGGCTCGGCGCACACTGGCGCTCGCTCGCCAGCCGCAGCCCCGCATCGCCCGCCCTCCCACGCTCCGTCAGCGTCATGCCAAACGCCGGCCTCCCCGTTCTCGTCGAGGGACGCACCGAATATCCCCTCGGCCCGCGGCCATTCGTCGACGCCATGCTCAAGTTCGTCGAGCACGACGGCGTCAACATCGTCGGCGGCTGCTGCGGCACAACCCCCGAACATCTCGCCCTGCTCATCCAGGAACTCGACCGGCGCGGGCTGCGCACCGCACGCCCGCCCGCACCCTCCTCGCCCGCGCCCCGAGGCGTCACCTCCCTCTACTCCGTCGTCGACTACCGCCAGGACGCGTCCATGCTCATCGTCGGTGAGCGCATGAACGCCAGCGGCAGCCGCGCGTTCAAGACGCTCCTCGAGAAAGAAGACTGGGACGGCATCGTCTCCCTCGCCAAAGAGCAGGTCCGCGAGGGTGCCCACGTCCTCGACCTCAACGTCGATTACGCCGGTCGGGACAACCCGCGCGACATGGGCGAGATCGTCTCGCGCGTGGTGCGTCAGGTCGATGTGCCCCTGATGCTCGACTCGACGCAGATCAAGACCATCGAGGCGGGCCTCCGGCGTGCACCCGGCAAGTGCATCATCAACAGCGCGAACTTCGAGGATGGCGAAGAGAAGTTCGACGCCATCATGCAGCTCGCCCGCACCTTCAACGCCGCCGTCGTGGTCGGCTCCATTGATGAGGACAAAGAGTCCTCCATGGCCCGCACCGCGGACCGCAAGGTCGCTGTCGCTCGCCGCGCGTTCGAGCGAGCCGTCAACACCTGGGGCCTCGATCCCTCCGACATCCTCTTCGATCCCCTCGTCCTCCCCATCTCCACAGGCATGGAGTCCGACCGCCGCTCTGGACTCGAACTCATCGAGGGTGTCCGCCGCCTGACCGCCGACTTCTCCGATGCCCAGACCGTCGTCGGCCTCTCCAACGTCTCCTTCGGCCTCGCGCCCGCCGCCCGTGTCGTCCTGAACTCCGCCCTCCTCCACGAGCTCCGCGTCGCAGGCCTCACGAGCGCGATCGTCCACTACGCAAAGATCCTCCCCGACAACAAGATCCCCGCCGAGCAATGGGCCGCCGCCCTCGACCTCATCTACGACCGCCGAGGTGGCACCGCTCTCCAGAGCGGTGTGTCCCCCGACCCCCTCCAACGCTTCATCGATCTCTTCAAGGATGCCGGCGCCGCTGCCAAAGAAGTCAAAGCCGCCGCCGACACCACCGTCGAGGCCCGGCTGCGCGCCCACATCATCGACGGCGAGAAGCGCGGCCTGATCGACACGCTCGAAGAGGCCCTCGGCACATACTCGCCCCTCGACATCATCAACGACCATCTCCTCGACGGCATGAAGACCGTCGGCGAGCTCTTCGGCTCCGGACGCATGCAGCTCCCCTTCGTCCTGCAGTCCGCGGAGGTCATGAAGCAGGCCGTCGCCCACCTCGAACCGAAGATGGAGAAGAAGGCCGGCTCCACCAAGGGCACCATCGTCCTCGCCACCGTCAAGGGCGATGTCCACGACATCGGCAAGAACCTCGTCGACATCATCCTCTCCAACAACGGCTACAAGGTCGTCAACCTCGGCATCAAGCAGCCCCTCCCGGCGATCGTCGCCGCGTGGAAGGAACACAACGCCGACGCGATCGGGCTCTCCGGCCTCCTCGTCAAGTCCGTCAACGTGATGGAAGAGAACATCAAGGAGCTCAACGAGCAGGGCCTCTCCCCGCCGCTCCTCCTCGGCGGCGCGGCTCTCTCGCGCCCCTACGCCGAGGGCCACCTCCGTCCTCTCTACGCCGGCGAGTGCTTCTACGCCAAGGATGCCTTCGACGGGCTCCGCACCATGGAGCACCTCGTGTCCGGCAAGAGCGATGTTCTCGCACACGAGGTCGCCTCGCGACTCGAGAAACGCTCCAAGGCCGAGGAGATGATCGTCAACACCCGCGCCGCCAAGCTCGCCGCGGCCAATCGAACCACGGGCGAGGCCGCACGTTCATCCATTGCGACGCACGCGCCAATCCGCTCCACCGTCCGCTCTGACATCCCTGTTCCTCACGCTCCCTTCTTCGGCTCGCGCGTCGTCACCGGCATCGACCTCGACGACGTGTATCCCTTCCTCAACCCCGTCGCCCTTCTCCGCGGCCAGTGGCAGGTCAAGAAGGGCGCCCTCTCCGACAGCGAGTACGAACACCTCGTCGAGGACGAGTTCAAGCCCATCCTCGAAGACCTCAAGCACCGTTGCAAGGCCGAACGCATCCTCGAGCCCGCCGTGGTCTACGGCTATTTCCCATGCAACAGCGATGGCGACGACCTCATCATCTGGACGCCTGAGTCCGCCGGCCGCCCGCTCGCCGAACGCGTCGAGCGTGAACGCTTCACGTTCCCGCGCCAACAGGACAAGAAGCGTCTGTGCATCAGCGACTTCTTCCGGCCGCAGCATTCCGAGACGGGCGATTCGGGTGAAGTTGACGTGCTCGGGTTGCATTGCGTGACGGTCGGGAAGAACGCGACGGAGCATTGCCGCGTGCTGTTCGAATCCGGCGACTTCACGAGATACCTCTACCTGCACGGCTTCGGCGTCGAGACCGCCGAGGCCCTCGCGGAGTTCTGGCACAAGCGGATGCGCCAGGAACTCGGCATCGGCAACGAGGACTCGCCGAAGGTGCGCGAGCTCTTCACCCAGAAGTACCGCGGCAGCCGCTACTCCTTCGGCTACCCCGCCTGCCCCGACATGACCGACCAGCGCAAGCTCTTCCGCCTCCTCGAGCCCGAGCGCATCGGGTGCGTCCTCACCGAGAACGAGCAGATCGATCCGGAGCAGTCGACCTCAGCGATCATTGTCCACCACCCCGAGGCGAAGTACTTCAACGTGTGA
- a CDS encoding transposase — protein sequence MDNASWRVLAASVRKLDRSPRGGRFTFTDADIVLTFLWAVLHRRPTSWACRRDAWPLWRRGRLPSPSRMSRRLRTTSVQALLAAAEAENLVSASGALVLALDGKALRVASHSGDRTATFGAWGLRGYKLHAICDLAGSIVSWRLTPMHCHEAVMAKRMMRDMELNGYVLADSNYDSVKLYELCACKGGQLVVPRKDCRVGRGVRRSGTHPDRRRAIDMLEQSMTGFGRGLLSLRRVIERVFARLEMTHHVGLIPPHVRGIERVRRWIQAIIILDRHTQAMKR from the coding sequence ATGGACAACGCGAGTTGGAGGGTGTTGGCGGCGAGCGTGCGGAAGCTGGATCGGAGCCCGCGTGGCGGTCGCTTCACCTTCACCGATGCGGACATCGTGCTGACCTTTCTCTGGGCCGTCTTGCACCGACGACCCACCTCCTGGGCGTGCCGACGCGATGCATGGCCGTTGTGGCGGCGTGGTCGATTGCCCTCGCCAAGCAGGATGAGCCGGCGGCTGAGAACCACCAGCGTCCAGGCGTTACTTGCCGCGGCGGAGGCGGAGAATCTGGTCTCTGCATCGGGAGCGTTGGTGCTGGCTCTTGACGGCAAGGCCCTGCGCGTCGCCTCGCACTCCGGAGACCGGACCGCGACCTTCGGCGCATGGGGACTGCGCGGCTACAAGCTCCATGCGATCTGCGATCTCGCGGGCTCGATCGTCTCCTGGCGTCTCACGCCCATGCACTGCCATGAAGCAGTGATGGCCAAGCGGATGATGCGAGACATGGAGTTGAACGGGTATGTGCTGGCCGACTCGAACTACGACAGCGTGAAGCTCTATGAACTCTGCGCGTGCAAGGGCGGACAACTGGTGGTTCCGCGGAAGGACTGCCGCGTGGGTCGCGGCGTGCGGCGGTCCGGAACGCATCCGGACCGCCGTCGAGCCATCGACATGCTGGAGCAGAGCATGACGGGCTTCGGCAGGGGCCTGCTGTCACTCCGGCGCGTGATCGAGCGTGTGTTTGCACGCCTGGAAATGACCCACCATGTGGGGCTTATCCCGCCGCACGTGCGCGGCATCGAGCGGGTCCGTCGATGGATCCAAGCCATCATCATCCTTGATCGACACACACAGGCAATGAAGCGATGA
- the phrB gene encoding deoxyribodipyrimidine photo-lyase, which translates to MPTLMWFRSDLRVADNTALWHVCREATRESDGMGGVVAVYTITPDQWAAHDMAPVKVDLILRTLGELSTELGALNIPLRILTVPGFNDVPGALLKLCREVGARAVYLNKEYEINEIRRDEAVAEMLADEEISTHAFDDQTVVPPGALRTGEGRWYTVFTPFKKSWIKKLEAEGIPEVLGKPRRQLPLKIRPDDVPDRVRGFEPWPRPEFWPAGEKAAMKRLSRFVEKSIAAYKDQRDFPGIDGTSTLSHHLSIGSVSPRQCLHAALEANSGKLDGPSSGATHWISELVWREFYRHLLAAYPRLCMGRAFKPETERLRWRDDSEGFDAWREGRTGVPLVDAAMRSLLHTGWMHNRLRMVVAMYLTKDLLIDWHLGERHFMRHLVDGDLAQNNGGWQWSASTGTDAAPYFRIFNPISQSRKFDPDGAFIRRWVPELADLDNETIHDPSELPLLLRSTLKYPEPIVDRAIVKDRVLAAFQAIKA; encoded by the coding sequence ATGCCGACCCTCATGTGGTTTCGATCTGATCTCCGCGTTGCCGACAACACCGCGCTCTGGCATGTTTGCCGCGAAGCTACGCGTGAGAGCGACGGCATGGGGGGCGTCGTCGCGGTGTACACCATCACGCCCGACCAGTGGGCCGCGCACGACATGGCACCGGTCAAGGTCGATCTCATCCTCCGCACGCTCGGCGAGCTTTCGACCGAACTCGGCGCGCTCAACATCCCGCTGCGCATCCTCACCGTCCCCGGCTTCAATGACGTGCCCGGCGCACTCCTGAAACTCTGCCGCGAGGTTGGAGCTCGGGCCGTGTACTTGAACAAGGAGTACGAGATCAACGAGATCAGACGCGACGAGGCAGTGGCCGAGATGCTCGCCGATGAAGAGATCTCCACCCACGCCTTCGATGATCAGACCGTCGTACCGCCCGGCGCACTGCGCACGGGCGAGGGACGCTGGTACACCGTCTTCACGCCGTTCAAGAAGTCGTGGATCAAGAAGCTTGAGGCCGAAGGCATCCCCGAGGTGCTCGGAAAGCCGAGGCGGCAACTGCCACTGAAGATCAGGCCCGACGATGTGCCCGATCGCGTTCGGGGCTTTGAGCCGTGGCCCCGTCCCGAATTCTGGCCCGCCGGCGAGAAGGCCGCGATGAAGCGTCTGAGTCGCTTCGTCGAGAAGTCCATCGCGGCATACAAGGACCAGCGCGACTTCCCCGGCATTGATGGCACCAGCACGCTCTCGCATCATCTCTCCATCGGCTCAGTTTCTCCTCGTCAGTGCCTGCACGCCGCGCTCGAAGCCAACAGCGGCAAGCTCGACGGTCCATCTTCTGGCGCAACCCACTGGATCAGCGAACTCGTCTGGCGCGAGTTCTATCGCCACCTTCTCGCGGCGTACCCGCGTCTGTGCATGGGGCGCGCGTTCAAGCCGGAGACCGAGCGGCTGCGCTGGCGCGACGACTCCGAGGGGTTCGACGCGTGGCGAGAGGGTCGCACGGGCGTGCCGCTCGTGGATGCCGCGATGCGCTCGCTCCTGCACACCGGCTGGATGCACAACCGACTCCGCATGGTCGTCGCGATGTACCTGACAAAGGACCTGCTCATCGACTGGCATCTCGGCGAACGCCACTTCATGAGGCACCTTGTCGATGGCGACCTCGCCCAGAACAACGGCGGGTGGCAGTGGTCGGCCTCGACGGGGACGGATGCCGCGCCGTACTTCCGCATATTCAACCCCATCAGCCAGTCGCGGAAGTTCGACCCGGATGGCGCGTTCATCCGACGCTGGGTGCCGGAACTTGCGGATCTGGACAACGAGACGATCCACGATCCGTCGGAGTTGCCCCTGCTGCTGCGCTCCACACTGAAGTACCCTGAGCCGATCGTGGACCGGGCGATCGTGAAGGACCGCGTCCTCGCGGCGTTTCAGGCGATCAAGGCGTAG
- a CDS encoding cryptochrome/photolyase family protein encodes MSKRSAPTRPTNQPAAAPTPAWTSLAKTHIAAPIHNLVIILGDQLAHDSPALSHLDPALDAILMMEVIGESTHVPSHRQRTILFLSAMRHHALRLHAQGIRVRYITLDDPDNTGTIDGEVCRAVADLRPERLTLVEPGEHRLIAAAHAWRTSLALPVAILEDSHFLTTHNQFASWAVGRRDLVMEFFYREQRRRLNLLMDGNKPVGGEWNLDKQNRLPFGKSGPKPPPPAPLRFPPDEITRDVIALIARHLPDLPGDASSFAWPVTREHALAALDDFITNRLPLFGPYEDAMWTGEPFLYHSLLSAPLNLKLLSPRECIDAAIRAYDDGLAPLQSVEGFVRQICGWREFIRGIYHLEGPAYETRNWLGHSGSLPEFYWTGQTDMACLSHCITQVLNHGFGHHIQRLMVTGNFALLAGVHPKAVSDWYLGMYVDAIDWVTLPNTLGMSQHADGTPDKPPVVGTKPYISSGQYIARMSNYCTTCRYDPAKRTGDNACPFTVLYWEFLDRHRERLATNRRMTMMLKNLDRISTSERAELRISASRIKRRYGV; translated from the coding sequence ATGTCCAAGCGATCGGCCCCAACTCGCCCTACGAACCAACCCGCTGCCGCGCCGACGCCCGCTTGGACCTCTCTTGCCAAGACGCACATCGCCGCTCCGATCCACAACCTGGTCATCATCCTCGGCGACCAACTCGCGCACGACTCCCCCGCGCTCAGTCACCTCGACCCCGCGCTCGACGCCATCCTCATGATGGAAGTCATCGGTGAATCCACCCACGTCCCCAGCCACCGCCAGCGCACCATCCTCTTCCTCTCCGCCATGCGTCACCACGCGCTCCGGCTCCACGCCCAGGGCATCCGCGTCCGCTACATCACGCTCGACGACCCCGACAACACGGGAACCATCGACGGCGAGGTCTGCCGCGCCGTCGCCGACCTCCGCCCCGAGCGTCTCACACTCGTCGAGCCCGGCGAGCATCGACTCATCGCCGCTGCACACGCGTGGCGCACCTCGCTCGCCCTCCCCGTTGCAATCCTCGAAGACTCGCACTTCCTCACCACGCACAACCAGTTCGCATCATGGGCCGTCGGGCGGCGCGACCTCGTCATGGAGTTCTTCTATCGCGAGCAACGCCGCCGCCTCAACCTTCTGATGGACGGAAACAAGCCCGTCGGCGGCGAGTGGAACCTCGACAAACAGAACCGCCTCCCCTTCGGCAAGTCCGGACCCAAGCCCCCGCCCCCAGCACCTCTGCGTTTCCCGCCCGACGAGATCACGCGCGATGTCATCGCCCTGATCGCCCGCCACCTTCCAGACCTTCCCGGCGATGCCTCCTCCTTCGCATGGCCCGTCACGCGTGAACACGCCCTCGCCGCCCTCGATGACTTCATCACCAATCGACTCCCGCTCTTCGGACCCTACGAAGATGCCATGTGGACCGGTGAGCCCTTCCTCTACCATTCTCTCCTCTCCGCGCCCCTCAACCTCAAACTCCTCTCCCCGCGCGAGTGCATCGATGCCGCGATCCGCGCGTATGACGATGGTCTCGCACCGCTCCAGTCCGTCGAGGGGTTTGTCCGGCAGATCTGCGGCTGGCGAGAGTTCATCCGAGGGATCTACCACCTCGAAGGCCCCGCCTACGAAACCCGCAACTGGCTGGGACACTCCGGCTCCCTCCCCGAGTTCTACTGGACCGGCCAGACCGACATGGCCTGCCTCTCGCACTGCATCACGCAGGTCCTCAACCACGGCTTCGGCCACCATATCCAGCGGCTGATGGTCACAGGCAATTTCGCTCTCCTCGCCGGCGTCCACCCCAAGGCCGTCAGCGACTGGTACCTCGGCATGTACGTCGATGCCATCGACTGGGTCACACTCCCGAACACCCTCGGCATGTCCCAGCACGCCGACGGCACACCCGACAAGCCGCCCGTCGTCGGCACCAAGCCCTACATCTCCAGCGGCCAGTACATCGCCCGCATGAGCAACTACTGCACCACTTGCCGCTACGACCCCGCGAAGCGAACCGGCGACAATGCCTGCCCCTTCACCGTCCTCTACTGGGAATTCCTCGATCGCCACCGCGAGCGCCTCGCCACCAACCGCCGCATGACCATGATGCTCAAGAACCTCGACCGAATAAGCACGAGCGAACGCGCCGAACTCCGCATCTCCGCCTCGCGCATCAAGCGGCGATACGGTGTATGA